A single Atopobiaceae bacterium DNA region contains:
- a CDS encoding cation-transporting P-type ATPase encodes MVTKRKDEVEPEASKGSGGDSGGIERLDCDSCYKELKTSRAGLTQAEAEKRQTTSGKNLIQGGKKKSPLLTFLSNFTGLMAILLWAAGAIAFVAGMPELGIAVWLVNLINGTFSFFQEFRASKATEALKKMLPAYVSVVRDGQDSKILAEDLVPGDIINLAEGDKISADARLVSVSDLQVNQSTLNGESNPVRKTADAVLEEGLAAAEIPNLVYAGTSVSEGNGRAIVCRIGMATEFGKIADLTQNMKEAESPLEKQLDRVTKQVTAFALAMGVIFFLLDILVVKNVWTSSFIFALGMIVAFIPEGLLPTVTLSLAMAVQRMSKRNALVKKLSSVEALGSTSVICTDKTGTLTQNEMTVNHLWTPSREYEVTGVGYGPDGTIESDGTTYTADKDEDLRILVVGSALCSNARLLDPEVEGGRYTVLGDPTEACLLTSAQKAGIDLADQAEETPRVRELPFESRRKRMSTIHQLREPLDGAKRVAFCKGAPNEVVRLSTKVRIAGEVKPMTDEMRDRIMAANDGYAKDGLRVLALAYRPLAAGDTSIPESMSDYTPETIESDLTFVGLDVMADPPRPEVASAVAECHRAGIRVVMITGDYGLTAESIARRIGIVDGDDVNVISGVDLAKMDDDQLKRDLAGEVIFARMAPEQKLRVVNALQEMGEIVAVTGDGVNDSPALKKADIGVAMGITGTDVAKEAADMILTDDNFASIVSAIEEGRAVYANIRKFMTYILNSNVPEAVPSAVYLFSGGAVPLPLTTMQILTIDLGTDMLPALGLGTEPPEKGVMDKPPRDPNEHILDRKTMVKAFLWYGMIGAAASMAAYVFAQVQAGWTPGQTMFGVGADLDATYVRATTMCLAAIVFSQIGEVWNCRTVSESVFKVGLFSNKQVNIGIIFEICLIVFITLFPPFQSVFHTSPLELSDYLFLCCLPVVVLALEECRKAIVRSIHKRKAAAGSTPQPAPER; translated from the coding sequence ATGGTGACGAAACGTAAGGACGAGGTCGAACCAGAGGCCTCGAAGGGGTCGGGCGGCGATTCCGGCGGCATAGAGCGCCTGGACTGCGACTCCTGCTACAAGGAGCTCAAGACCTCACGGGCGGGGCTCACGCAGGCGGAGGCCGAGAAGCGCCAGACCACGTCGGGCAAGAACCTCATCCAAGGCGGGAAGAAGAAGTCGCCGCTCCTGACGTTCCTCTCGAACTTCACGGGCCTCATGGCGATCCTCCTCTGGGCGGCAGGCGCCATCGCGTTCGTGGCTGGCATGCCCGAGCTGGGCATCGCCGTCTGGCTCGTGAACCTGATCAACGGCACGTTCAGCTTCTTCCAGGAGTTCCGTGCGAGCAAGGCGACCGAGGCCCTGAAGAAGATGCTCCCGGCCTACGTGAGCGTCGTGCGCGACGGCCAGGACTCCAAGATCCTGGCCGAGGACCTCGTCCCCGGTGACATCATCAACCTGGCCGAGGGCGACAAGATCTCTGCAGACGCCAGGCTCGTCTCGGTGTCCGACCTGCAGGTCAACCAGTCCACGCTCAACGGCGAGTCCAACCCCGTGCGGAAGACCGCCGATGCCGTGCTCGAGGAGGGGCTGGCCGCGGCCGAGATCCCCAACCTGGTCTATGCAGGCACGTCGGTCTCGGAGGGCAACGGCCGTGCCATCGTCTGCCGCATCGGCATGGCCACCGAGTTCGGCAAGATCGCTGACCTCACCCAGAACATGAAGGAGGCCGAGAGCCCCCTCGAGAAGCAGCTCGACCGCGTGACCAAGCAGGTCACCGCCTTCGCGCTTGCCATGGGCGTGATCTTCTTCCTGCTCGACATCCTCGTGGTGAAGAACGTCTGGACCTCGTCGTTCATCTTCGCGCTCGGCATGATCGTGGCCTTCATCCCCGAGGGGCTGCTGCCCACGGTCACGCTGTCGCTCGCCATGGCCGTGCAGCGCATGAGCAAGCGCAACGCCCTCGTGAAGAAGCTCTCGAGCGTCGAGGCGCTGGGCTCCACGAGCGTCATCTGCACCGACAAGACCGGCACCCTGACCCAGAACGAGATGACGGTGAACCACCTCTGGACGCCGTCGCGCGAGTACGAGGTCACCGGAGTGGGCTACGGCCCCGACGGCACGATCGAGTCTGACGGCACCACCTATACCGCCGACAAGGACGAGGACCTCCGGATCCTCGTGGTGGGCTCGGCGCTGTGCTCCAACGCGCGCCTGCTCGACCCCGAGGTCGAGGGCGGCCGCTATACCGTGCTGGGCGACCCCACCGAGGCCTGCCTGCTCACGAGTGCGCAGAAGGCCGGCATCGACCTGGCGGACCAGGCCGAGGAGACCCCGCGCGTGCGCGAGCTCCCCTTCGAGAGCCGCCGCAAGCGCATGTCCACCATCCACCAGCTGCGCGAGCCGCTCGACGGCGCCAAGCGCGTGGCGTTCTGCAAGGGTGCCCCCAACGAGGTCGTGCGCCTCTCGACCAAGGTCCGCATCGCGGGCGAGGTCAAGCCGATGACCGACGAGATGCGTGACCGCATCATGGCGGCCAACGACGGCTACGCCAAGGACGGCCTGCGCGTGCTCGCGCTCGCCTACAGGCCGCTGGCGGCAGGCGACACGTCCATCCCCGAGTCGATGAGCGACTACACGCCCGAGACCATCGAGAGCGACCTCACCTTCGTGGGCCTCGACGTCATGGCTGACCCGCCGCGCCCGGAGGTCGCCTCCGCCGTGGCCGAGTGCCATCGCGCCGGCATCCGCGTGGTCATGATCACCGGCGACTACGGCCTCACGGCCGAGAGCATCGCCCGCCGCATCGGCATCGTCGACGGCGACGACGTCAACGTCATCTCGGGCGTGGACCTGGCCAAGATGGACGACGACCAGCTCAAGCGCGACCTGGCAGGCGAGGTCATCTTCGCCCGCATGGCCCCCGAGCAGAAGCTCCGCGTGGTCAACGCCCTCCAGGAGATGGGCGAGATCGTGGCCGTGACCGGCGACGGCGTGAACGACTCGCCGGCGCTCAAGAAGGCCGACATCGGCGTCGCCATGGGCATCACGGGCACGGACGTGGCCAAGGAGGCCGCGGACATGATCCTCACAGACGACAACTTCGCCTCGATCGTGTCTGCCATCGAGGAGGGGCGTGCGGTCTACGCCAACATCCGCAAGTTCATGACCTACATCCTGAACTCCAACGTGCCCGAGGCCGTCCCGTCGGCCGTCTACCTGTTCAGCGGCGGCGCGGTTCCGCTGCCCCTGACCACGATGCAGATCCTCACCATCGACCTGGGCACCGACATGCTGCCGGCCCTGGGCCTGGGGACCGAGCCGCCCGAGAAGGGCGTCATGGACAAGCCCCCTCGCGACCCGAACGAGCACATCCTCGACCGCAAGACGATGGTCAAGGCCTTCCTCTGGTACGGCATGATCGGTGCCGCCGCCTCGATGGCCGCCTACGTCTTCGCCCAGGTCCAGGCCGGTTGGACGCCGGGACAGACCATGTTCGGCGTGGGTGCCGACCTGGATGCCACGTACGTGCGCGCGACCACCATGTGCCTCGCGGCCATCGTCTTCTCGCAGATCGGCGAGGTCTGGAACTGCCGTACGGTGTCGGAGTCCGTGTTCAAGGTCGGGCTCTTCTCGAACAAGCAGGTCAACATCGGTATCATCTTCGAGATCTGCCTCATCGTGTTCATCACGCTGTTCCCGCCGTTCCAGTCCGTGTTCCACACGAGTCCGCTGGAGCTCAGCGACTACCTGTTCCTGTGCTGTCTGCCTGTGGTCGTCCTCGCGCTCGAGGAGTGCCGCAAGGCCATCGTCCGTTCGATCCACAAGCGCAAGGCCGCCGCGGGCTCGACCCCGCAGCCGGCCCCAGAAAGGTGA